TTAACTCAaagcataataataacaatgatataatatataatgaattatacgattataataataacgaACTTTTCAAAAATGACACAAACTACATAAGGAATGAGAGCGGAAAAGACTATATTGAGAGGGATCCTTTCTTGTTTAATAATGAACAAATggataaaatgaataacaAAGAAAACATGCATAATAAACCTGAAAAAGAAGGGCGAAACAGTAATactgaaaataaattaaaaaaaaacaatgggtataatatgaacaattcagaaattaataacacaaataatgaaaaaaaaaaaaatggtcataataaaaaaaatccaaACGAAAAAGGAGATGctgaatataataaagatttaatacattttgAAAAAGAGTTTAGGGAAATTGATGAAGATTCAGGCGATAATAGTACAATTGAAGATATTGGtttaaatttgaaaaatgacactgataaaaatatgaacaagtTAGGTAAAAATTATGACCCAGATAGCCAAAATGGAAATGTTCATAATAGAGATAAACGACAAAGTAAACAAAGcacaaacaaaaataacaaaaaaaaagaaaatcaGGATTGGAGAGGAAAGGTAAATACAAAGGAAAATATTCCACATAATCACAAAAACGAAATGTTACTTGGAAAAGAACACGAgtcaataaaatatttttttgaaatattaacTGAAACATTCATCATAATAAAACTAGGTATTATGCAtagatttaaaaattatttaattccattaaaaaatataataattcacaaaattttaaataaaatggaatTTGTGtgcacaaatatattatggcTACATAAGGTAGGTAGTGAACAGTATAGAGATACATATggttttatattaataatattattcatattagctttaaaatatataataaaacaaacaaCTTTTaagattaaaaaaaaaaaagaagatgaaaatggtgtatttaaaaataaaagcaatgaaaatatatatattgaaaatttattaaaaagaattttgtataaagttgaaagaaaaaatacgCTAGAATTTGAagataacaataatattaatatattacagcatattttagaaaatactgataatatattagtaaatagtaatataataaataaagaaaataaaactatatatacaGATATGAcatcaaatataaataatataggCGTATTTACATATGTTTCTACACAagctttaaaaaaaattaactaTAAAACAGATGTTATAATTAATGAGTTAACAGGAGGTAGAGCAAATGATTTAGGAGATATACCTGATGATAACAAAACAGatagttataaaaatttaacaaTGAATGAATATGAAGAATATGGCatgaataaaatgaaaggaaattttgtaaattataatgaatatgatgaaaattatattaataataaattaggATATAACATGATGGGGAATCATAACGAATTTCATGATTTTCCCacaaattttgtaaaaaaaaataatgattatCCCTTTATTAATAACAATAGTAATATGATTGAAGTAGATAACATGCTATATGGGGAAATTGGTGGCGAAGAAAGGAATCATAATATAGGAGGGGTAG
This genomic window from Plasmodium berghei ANKA genome assembly, chromosome: 2 contains:
- a CDS encoding secreted ookinete protein, putative, translated to MKIVFIFAIIITIFFSKNIKCFNDVNSNGEKNLQEQNIKGDGSISTQENQNVDEVNSQNKENVKDEMNEKHDKQYNIEINSKHNNNNDIIYNELYDYNNNELFKNDTNYIRNESGKDYIERDPFLFNNEQMDKMNNKENMHNKPEKEGRNSNTENKLKKNNGYNMNNSEINNTNNEKKKNGHNKKNPNEKGDAEYNKDLIHFEKEFREIDEDSGDNSTIEDIGLNLKNDTDKNMNKLGKNYDPDSQNGNVHNRDKRQSKQSTNKNNKKKENQDWRGKVNTKENIPHNHKNEMLLGKEHESIKYFFEILTETFIIIKLGIMHRFKNYLIPLKNIIIHKILNKMEFVCTNILWLHKVGSEQYRDTYGFILIILFILALKYIIKQTTFKIKKKKEDENGVFKNKSNENIYIENLLKRILYKVERKNTLEFEDNNNINILQHILENTDNILVNSNIINKENKTIYTDMTSNINNIGVFTYVSTQALKKINYKTDVIINELTGGRANDLGDIPDDNKTDSYKNLTMNEYEEYGMNKMKGNFVNYNEYDENYINNKLGYNMMGNHNEFHDFPTNFVKKNNDYPFINNNSNMIEVDNMLYGEIGGEERNHNIGGVVNGLENNIDKNINGNIDGNNIRRKLNSSNKVSGNISPYSTGNSEIYDAISNSKNNNTNEYEEHKIHSFHLKNNEEDRQTNSPFINPYLKGNKKTDLIESNINNSMLNQNDKTNNTNGINNLVNSNEEMDNMNAHPYRYSQNINNNNNNNNNNNNMRDSKEHVNNYSTNFMHNKKPSIPLNENISIRDNIQENSNYLIQSGESNRESIIPDMNNEEIITSSNIISNYENRADLVNNLPNKSDPFLNERKNGIKNLENDNFMNKQNTFPNHASPPFSYVTPPQQCTDNISSRNSKYLTQRKERQEIIATKSPFN